One Campylobacter concisus DNA window includes the following coding sequences:
- the gpmI gene encoding 2,3-bisphosphoglycerate-independent phosphoglycerate mutase, with protein sequence MSQKTILIITDGIGFNKSGKFNAFEAAKKPNYEKFFKEIPNSLIKTSGNAVGLPEGQMGNSEVGHMCIGSGRVLYQNLVKISRGFNDGSIAENEALKALFKKCKKIHVIGLYSDGGVHSHMEHFDGMCELASKNGCEVFAHAITDGRDVSPNSGINFIKSLEAKFKVATVCGRFYAMDRDKRWERVKEAYDSLVEGTNLSSLSPSEYLQKSYDEGVTDEFVKPASFNGFKGIGEDDGVIVINFRNDRAREICQALGEEKFSEFERPFAIKNLITMTEYDANFKFEVLFKNEKIKNTLSEVIAAAGLRQLHTAETEKYAHVTFFFNGGIEELASNETRVLIPSPKVKTYDEKPEMSAAEVCKAVLKGMDDEQDFIVVNFANGDMVGHTGNYEAAIKAVEAVDAALGEIYAKAKEKNYAMIITSDHGNCEEMRDSSGELLTNHTTYDVFCFVMADGVKKVKNGGLNNIAPSVLKIMGLEIPAEMDEALI encoded by the coding sequence ATGAGTCAAAAAACTATTTTAATAATAACTGATGGTATTGGATTTAATAAAAGCGGTAAATTTAACGCATTTGAGGCGGCTAAAAAGCCAAATTACGAGAAATTTTTTAAAGAGATTCCAAACTCGCTCATAAAGACATCTGGAAACGCTGTGGGACTACCTGAAGGGCAGATGGGAAATAGCGAAGTAGGGCATATGTGCATAGGAAGTGGGCGAGTTTTGTATCAAAATTTGGTCAAAATTTCACGCGGCTTTAATGACGGCTCTATAGCAGAAAATGAAGCACTAAAAGCTCTTTTTAAAAAGTGCAAAAAGATCCACGTTATAGGGCTTTATAGCGACGGCGGCGTGCACTCACATATGGAGCATTTTGATGGTATGTGCGAGCTTGCTAGTAAAAATGGCTGCGAGGTTTTTGCTCACGCTATAACTGACGGACGCGATGTTAGCCCAAATAGCGGTATAAATTTTATAAAAAGTTTGGAGGCTAAATTTAAGGTAGCGACGGTTTGTGGAAGATTTTACGCGATGGATAGAGATAAACGCTGGGAGCGCGTAAAAGAGGCCTATGATAGCTTGGTGGAGGGAACAAATTTAAGCAGCTTGTCGCCAAGCGAGTATCTACAAAAAAGCTACGATGAGGGCGTGACTGATGAGTTTGTAAAGCCAGCAAGCTTTAATGGCTTTAAAGGCATAGGCGAAGATGACGGCGTGATCGTAATAAATTTTAGAAATGATAGAGCTAGAGAAATTTGCCAGGCTCTAGGCGAGGAGAAATTTAGCGAGTTTGAGCGACCTTTTGCTATCAAAAATCTAATTACTATGACCGAATACGACGCAAATTTTAAATTTGAAGTGCTATTTAAAAATGAAAAGATAAAAAATACCCTAAGCGAGGTCATAGCGGCTGCTGGGCTAAGGCAGCTTCACACGGCTGAGACTGAAAAATATGCCCACGTAACATTTTTCTTTAATGGTGGCATTGAGGAGCTAGCCAGCAACGAAACTAGGGTGCTCATCCCTAGCCCAAAAGTAAAAACATACGACGAAAAGCCAGAGATGAGCGCTGCAGAAGTTTGCAAAGCCGTACTAAAAGGCATGGATGACGAGCAAGACTTCATCGTGGTAAATTTCGCAAATGGCGATATGGTGGGGCATACTGGCAACTATGAGGCTGCTATAAAAGCAGTTGAAGCAGTGGATGCTGCCCTTGGAGAAATTTACGCCAAAGCAAAAGAGAAAAACTACGCTATGATCATCACGAGCGATCACGGAAACTGCGAAGAGATGCGTGATAGCAGCGGTGAGCTACTGACAAACCACACGACTTATGATGTCTTTTGTTTTGTGATGGCTGATG
- the mraY gene encoding phospho-N-acetylmuramoyl-pentapeptide-transferase, giving the protein MFYYIYEILNFNIFQYITVRAGIAFFIAFALTTYLMPKFITWAKAKNAAQPIYELAPQTHQKKAKTPTMGGLVFVFTAVLSTIICARLDNAFVLTSLFCLVCFTLLGYKDDYSKILGAKNHAGLSPKAKLFFQFLIAFVISVFLYASHELSTEFYLPFFKQPILDLKIFAIFFWTLVIVAASNSVNLTDGLDGLATVPSIFSLLTLGVFAYICGHAVFSSYLLLPKIIGVGESVVVSSALIGSLMGFLWFNCHPAEVFMGDSGSLSVGAYIGFMGVATKNEILLIIIGLIFVVETLSVILQVGSFKIFKRRIFLMAPIHHHFEIKGWAENKIIVRFWIIALLANLIALTALKIR; this is encoded by the coding sequence ATGTTTTACTATATCTATGAAATTTTAAATTTTAATATCTTTCAATACATCACCGTCCGTGCTGGTATCGCTTTTTTCATCGCTTTTGCACTCACAACTTATTTGATGCCCAAATTTATCACTTGGGCAAAGGCGAAAAATGCCGCCCAGCCTATCTACGAGCTTGCTCCGCAAACTCATCAAAAAAAGGCCAAAACACCGACCATGGGCGGACTCGTCTTTGTCTTTACAGCCGTACTTTCCACGATAATTTGCGCAAGGCTTGATAACGCATTTGTCTTAACATCGCTCTTTTGCTTAGTTTGCTTTACGCTGCTTGGCTACAAGGACGATTACAGTAAAATTTTAGGAGCAAAAAATCACGCCGGCCTAAGCCCAAAAGCAAAGCTCTTTTTTCAGTTTTTAATAGCCTTTGTAATTTCTGTTTTTTTATATGCAAGTCACGAGCTTAGCACCGAGTTTTATCTACCTTTTTTTAAGCAACCTATTTTAGATTTAAAAATTTTTGCCATTTTCTTTTGGACACTGGTCATAGTTGCTGCCTCAAATTCAGTAAATTTAACAGACGGGCTTGACGGGCTAGCTACTGTGCCATCTATATTTTCGCTTCTAACACTTGGCGTTTTTGCTTATATCTGCGGACACGCTGTCTTTAGCTCATATTTGCTCTTGCCAAAGATCATAGGCGTTGGCGAAAGTGTTGTTGTCTCTTCAGCCCTAATTGGCTCATTGATGGGCTTTTTATGGTTTAACTGCCATCCAGCTGAAGTCTTTATGGGCGATAGCGGTAGCCTAAGCGTTGGCGCATATATCGGTTTTATGGGCGTTGCGACAAAAAATGAAATTTTACTCATTATCATCGGCCTTATATTTGTGGTTGAGACCCTAAGCGTCATCTTGCAAGTGGGTAGCTTTAAAATTTTTAAACGCAGAATTTTCCTCATGGCGCCTATACATCACCATTTTGAGATAAAAGGCTGGGCGGAAAATAAGATCATCGTTCGCTTTTGGATCATCGCACTTTTAGCAAATCTAATAGCACTAACCGCACTAAAGATCAGATAA